A segment of the Methanothermococcus thermolithotrophicus DSM 2095 genome:
CTTTAAATTTATTTTTTAACTCGCCTAAACACATAACATCTTCTGTACAGCCATCTATTTGTAACCTGTTTCTATCTACAAAACCAATTAAATTGTCCAATTTATAGTGGTACGCAGCCATTGCAGCTTCCCAAACCTGTCCTTCCTGACATTCTCCATCCCCTAGGAGAACATAAACATGATTATCCAATTTATCCAACTTGCATCCCAATGCTATCCCTACAGCAGATGAAAAACCGTGTCCTAATGAACCTGTATTTACTTCAATACCTGGAATTTCTATTGAAGGGTGACCTTGTAAAAGAGCTCCTAACTTTCTCAACTTCCAAAGTTCTTCCTTATCAAAATACCCCAATTCTGCAAGGGTTGCATATAATGCAGGACATGCATGTCCCTTACTGAGAACAAACCTATCTCTATTTTCCATTTTTGGATTTTTTGGATCGTGATTCATTATTTTGAAATAAAGAGCAACAATAATATCAGTAGCAGATAATGAACCTCCAGGATGTCCAGATTCTGCCAATCCAATCATCTTTACAATATTGTATCTAATTTTTTTAGCAATTTCTTTTAATTCAGAGATTTCTACGTTTTTATTCTCCATTTTATCACCCTATAGCCAAACAAATCAAAATAATAAAAATT
Coding sequences within it:
- a CDS encoding transketolase, giving the protein MENKNVEISELKEIAKKIRYNIVKMIGLAESGHPGGSLSATDIIVALYFKIMNHDPKNPKMENRDRFVLSKGHACPALYATLAELGYFDKEELWKLRKLGALLQGHPSIEIPGIEVNTGSLGHGFSSAVGIALGCKLDKLDNHVYVLLGDGECQEGQVWEAAMAAYHYKLDNLIGFVDRNRLQIDGCTEDVMCLGELKNKFKGFEWDVFEIDGHNFEEIIATVEKAKSMKNGRPKMIIANTVKGKGVSFMENNVGFHGKAPNKEQLEQALKELE